From Chitinivibrionia bacterium, the proteins below share one genomic window:
- a CDS encoding acyl-CoA dehydratase activase-related protein, whose translation MNEKNREATVASKFIGFDNLKDLTYAVSDGNACPHCANACSRSIIRFSNGTVFITGNRCEKGDVSTELSDRSDNDVRANNDLPLHNEANSVGAKHLSPKNNTAKVPDMMREREAMLFKNYNKEFPALPQKGSIGIPAVLDFYDSLPFWGTLFAALGYKVELSKSSAKVFEKGLSTVPSDTICLPAKVVHGHIAQLKEKKVNKIFFPAIHKNLKTNPTADASWSCAVLMGYPEVIRIQEKKNLKKIEFLSPAFKWTSPKLRKKQIISFLTDDLNEKKTDALAAFLIAEEKFEEYQKKLHNRGREILQDLKKSKKFGVLLSGRPYHGDSFINHGVSDIFTQRGVAVLINECFDFDKIEVSSTRIDTYNPFHTRMIAAAIAVSQIPELELVQLVSFGCGHDAVLTDELERILREKSKKAMLSLKLDEGENKGPLSIRITSFAETIKIRRKEKTETIKQGFLSPYKTIYGKKDRRRTILIPNLSPSFSILMEEALRAQNYDTQILPMADDEAIDLGKKFVHNDICFPAQVNIGEHLRFLHNESTDKNREYAVMLAKNCQDCRAGHYAALARKALDANGFENVPILTTDFNDVRNIHPGFKINQTRFMLFSVKGMALIDAIDDMTRKCRPYEKVKGTADNYNQIWCRKVCLTLRHRGYLAALKQLKNAIKAFNSIECDRTVRKPRVGIIGEILINYHDSGNYGIVEYLEEHGMEVVLPALIEFWRQDAVNFRVMSDRGHSRFPAWRKFLGFAYEKVFDAAINPIEKKMRRFKYYEPHSDIFEMAEYAKEISDIAFRTGEGWLIPGEIISWIKKGINSHLIVQPFGCLPNHITGRGVANAIKEKYPGTTIQSLDFDPDTSLANIHNRMQMIILNAR comes from the coding sequence ATGAACGAAAAAAACAGGGAGGCGACCGTCGCCAGTAAATTTATAGGTTTCGATAACCTCAAAGATTTAACATACGCCGTTTCCGACGGAAACGCTTGTCCGCACTGCGCAAACGCGTGTTCGCGTTCAATTATCCGCTTTTCAAACGGCACTGTTTTTATAACGGGAAATCGTTGCGAAAAAGGCGACGTTTCGACTGAGCTCAGCGACCGTAGCGACAACGACGTCAGGGCAAATAATGATTTGCCCCTACATAACGAAGCAAATTCCGTAGGAGCGAAACATCTTTCGCCCAAAAACAACACTGCCAAAGTCCCTGATATGATGCGCGAGCGCGAGGCAATGCTGTTCAAAAACTATAACAAGGAATTCCCCGCCCTGCCGCAAAAAGGAAGCATAGGCATTCCCGCGGTTTTGGATTTTTACGATTCGCTTCCGTTTTGGGGAACGCTTTTTGCCGCGCTCGGCTACAAAGTAGAACTTTCAAAAAGTTCGGCAAAAGTGTTCGAAAAAGGGCTTTCCACCGTTCCATCCGACACAATTTGCCTGCCTGCAAAAGTTGTTCACGGACACATAGCTCAGCTCAAAGAAAAAAAGGTCAATAAAATATTTTTCCCCGCAATTCACAAAAACTTAAAAACAAATCCGACTGCGGACGCGTCGTGGAGTTGCGCGGTTTTAATGGGCTACCCCGAAGTTATACGAATACAGGAAAAAAAGAACCTGAAAAAGATAGAATTTCTATCGCCCGCGTTCAAATGGACATCGCCAAAATTACGCAAAAAACAGATAATTTCGTTTTTGACGGACGACCTCAATGAAAAAAAAACGGACGCACTCGCCGCATTTTTGATTGCCGAGGAAAAATTTGAAGAATACCAAAAAAAGTTGCATAATCGCGGGCGCGAAATACTGCAAGACCTGAAAAAGAGCAAAAAATTCGGAGTTTTGCTTTCGGGAAGACCGTATCACGGCGACTCGTTCATAAATCACGGCGTAAGCGATATTTTCACGCAAAGAGGCGTTGCCGTTTTAATAAACGAGTGCTTTGATTTCGATAAAATCGAGGTATCTTCCACGCGAATTGACACCTACAACCCGTTCCACACCCGTATGATTGCCGCCGCAATTGCCGTTTCGCAAATCCCCGAATTAGAACTTGTGCAATTAGTAAGTTTCGGCTGCGGACACGACGCCGTTTTGACGGACGAATTAGAGCGAATTTTGCGCGAAAAATCCAAAAAAGCAATGCTTTCTCTAAAACTCGACGAGGGAGAAAACAAAGGACCGTTATCAATACGCATAACCTCGTTTGCAGAGACAATAAAAATCCGCCGAAAAGAGAAAACCGAGACCATAAAACAAGGTTTTTTATCGCCCTACAAAACAATTTACGGTAAAAAAGACCGCAGACGGACAATACTCATACCCAACCTTTCGCCGTCATTTTCTATACTTATGGAAGAAGCCTTGCGCGCTCAAAATTACGATACGCAAATTCTACCGATGGCAGACGACGAGGCGATTGATTTAGGCAAAAAATTTGTGCACAACGATATATGTTTTCCCGCGCAAGTAAATATCGGCGAACACCTGCGCTTTTTACACAACGAAAGCACGGATAAAAACCGCGAATACGCAGTAATGCTTGCAAAAAACTGCCAAGATTGCCGCGCGGGACACTACGCCGCCCTCGCCCGAAAAGCGCTCGACGCAAACGGTTTCGAGAACGTGCCGATTTTGACCACCGATTTTAACGACGTGCGTAATATTCACCCCGGTTTCAAGATAAATCAGACGAGATTTATGCTTTTTTCCGTAAAAGGAATGGCGCTTATAGACGCAATCGACGATATGACCCGCAAATGCCGTCCCTACGAAAAAGTTAAAGGGACTGCTGATAATTACAACCAAATTTGGTGCAGAAAAGTATGCCTAACACTTCGCCATCGCGGATATTTGGCGGCGTTAAAACAACTGAAAAACGCAATAAAAGCATTCAATTCCATAGAATGCGACCGAACAGTGCGAAAACCCAGAGTGGGAATTATCGGCGAAATTCTGATAAACTATCACGACTCAGGCAATTACGGAATAGTAGAATACCTCGAAGAACACGGAATGGAGGTCGTTCTGCCCGCGCTAATAGAATTTTGGCGACAAGACGCCGTAAATTTCCGCGTTATGAGCGACCGCGGACACTCGCGCTTCCCCGCGTGGCGAAAATTCCTCGGTTTTGCCTACGAAAAAGTGTTCGACGCCGCCATAAACCCAATAGAGAAAAAAATGCGGAGATTCAAATACTACGAACCGCATTCGGACATTTTTGAAATGGCGGAATACGCCAAAGAAATAAGCGACATAGCTTTCCGCACGGGCGAAGGTTGGCTAATCCCGGGCGAGATAATCTCGTGGATAAAAAAAGGAATAAATTCGCATCTTATAGTTCAGCCGTTCGGCTGTCTCCCCAACCACATAACAGGTCGCGGCGTTGCCAATGCCATAAAAGAAAAATACCCGGGCACAACCATACAATCGCTCGATTTCGACCCCGATACATCGCTTGCGAATATTCATAATCGAATGCAGATGATTATTTTGAATGCGAGGTAG